A window of the Podospora bellae-mahoneyi strain CBS 112042 chromosome 6, whole genome shotgun sequence genome harbors these coding sequences:
- a CDS encoding hypothetical protein (CAZy:GH55; COG:G; EggNog:ENOG503NZKK), protein MKSINPLWLLAASLVRATFWMEDLSHQGIASFNPDRGYQVFRNVRDFGAKGDGVTDDTAAINAAMSHGNRCGGYGCIGATINPAIVYFPPGTYLISSPIVGLFYTQMIGDPTDMPVIKGGSNFTQDGKALLDADPYLSNGKLNFISTNVFFRQVRNLVFDTTAIPHQTWAVHWPSAQATVIHNCVFILSPNFEDGHTGIYMEEGSGGMLTDLVFYGGQYGAQFGSQQYTVRNLTFHGSQTAILQVWNWGFTYKSLSINDCEIGLNMSSPDVGSVTLLDSSFTNVDTAIIVGRHNSSATGLGSLLIQNVKYTNVPTVMKDLDGNQVLAGNASGALFECGYAKGSLYAPEGPSAFEGRDIAFDQPSALKLGDQYYERSKPQYEGYPAGAFVSARNISAVGDGVTDDTVALNSFFDVATEPTVVGFLDAGFYRVTDTVYIPAGARVVGEGLAAVIMGAGKKFSDVTNPRPVVQIGKPGELGYVEISDIIVSTQGPTAGAIAIEYNLNTPILDGNITVDTPPSGLWDVHVRIGGFGGSKLQVAECPITPNITNVVEPACIAGYMSMHITPSAGNLYMENNWMWVADHDMEDWNQTRIDVFAGRGLLIEGSNIWMLGNAVEHHTLYQYQLVNASNLWMGQIQTETPYYQPNPQAPYPFTQVNTTLHDPDFMTDCPGSSPSTVEQLPGDPPCAMAWAMRIIGSKNITVFGAGLYSFFNNYCTNCSTNHAGENCQARIFSIQDANGTEVVNSTTGLQMYNLNTIGSVSMLTIKGEDVAFWNETIATYASTMGIFRNDGNGTNVSSTS, encoded by the exons ATGAAGAGCATAAATCCCCTCTGGCTGCTTGCAGCTTCACTTGTCCGTGCTACCTTCTGGATGGAGGATCTGTCCCACCAGGGAATtgcctccttcaaccccgaCAGAGGATACCAAGTTTTTCGAAATGTTCGTGACTTTGGTGCCAAAGGTGATGGAG TTACCGACGATACTGCTGCCATTAATGCCGCCATGAGTCACGGCAATCGCTGCGGTGGCTATGGCTGCATTGGAGCGACCATCAACCCGGCCATTGTTTACTTTCCGCCCGGAACCTACCTGATCTCCAGCCCAATCGTCGGCCTCTTCTACACTCAGATGATTGGCGACCCCACTGATATGCCCGTCATAAAGGGCGGTTCCAACTTCACTCAGGATGGGAAGGCCTTGCTTGATGCCGATCCATATCTGAGCAATGGCA AGCTCAATTTCATCTCTACCAACGTCTTCTTCCGACAGGTCCGCAACCTGGTGTTCGATACCACAGCCATACCGCACCAGACCTGGGCAGTCCATTGGCCGTCTGCCCAGGCTACTGTCATTCACAACTGTGTCTTCATATTGTCACCAAACTTTGAGGACGGACATACGGGAATTTATATGGAAgagggcagcggcggcatgTTGACTGATCTTGTCTTTTATGGCGGACAGTACGGAGCCCAGTTTGGTAGCCAACAGTATACCGTACGCAACCTCACTTTTCACGGCTCGCAAACTGCCATCCTGCAAGTTTGGAACTGGGGATTTACGTACAAGTCTCTCAGCATCAATGACTGCGAGATTGGCCTCAACATGTCCTCTCCCGACGTAGGCTCCGTCACACTGCTGGACAGCTCGTTTACCAATGTCGATACTGCCATCATTGTGGGCAGACACAATAGCAGCGCTACTGGTCTTGGGTCACTGTTGATTCAAAATGTCAAGTACACCAACGTTCCCACGGTTATGAAGGATCTGGACGGAAACCAAGTTCTCGCCGGCAATGCTTCAGGAGCCCTCTTTGAGTGTGGCTATGCCAAG GGAAGCCTTTACGCTCCCGAAGGGCCATCTGCGTTTGAGGGACGTGATATTGCCTTTGACCAGCCTTCCGCCCTAAAACTCGGTGATCAGTACTACGAGAGGTCGAAGCCTCAATATGAGGGCTACCCTGCCGGTGCATTCGTGTCGGCCCGCAACATCTCCGCTGTTGGAGACGGTGTGACTGATGACACAGTGGCTTTGAACTCGTTCTTTGACGTTGCGACCGAGCCGACAGTGGTTGGGTTTCTGGATGCGGGGTTTTACCGGGTGACTGACACCGTGTATATCCCAGCAGGTGCTCGAGTTGTCGGTGAGGGTCTTGCTGCCGTCATCATGGGCGCAGGCAAAAAGTTTTCCGACGTCACCAATCCCCGTCCAGTGGTTCAGATCGGAAAGCCTGGTGAGCTTGGCTACGTCGAAATCAGCGATATCATTGTCTCGACACAAGGCCCAACAGCAGGCGCTATTGCCATCGAGTACAACTTGAACACCCCAATACTGGACGGGAATATCACCGTCGATACACCTCCATCGGGACTTTGGGATGTCCATGTTCGCATTGGCGGTTTCGGAGGCTCCAAGCTCCAGGTGGCAGAATGCCCCATCActcccaacatcaccaatgTCGTCGAGCCTGCCTGCATTGCTGGGTACATGAGCATGCACATCACGCCGAGTGCTGGCAATCTGTACATGGAAAATAACTGGATGTGGGTTGCTGATCACGATATGGAGGACTGGAACCAGACTCGGATCGATGTCTTTGCTGGCCGAGGCCTCTTGATCGAAGGGTCCAATATCTGGATGCTGGGCAATGCAGTTGAGCACCACACTCTTTACCAGTATCAGCTGGTCAACGCATCTAATCTGTGGATGGGTCAGATTCAAACAGAGACACCATAttaccaacccaacccacagGCCCCTTACCCTTTTACACAGGTTAACACCACCCTGCACGACCCTGATTTCATGACCGATTGCCCAGGTTCGTCCCCCAGCACGGTTGAGCAGCTGCCAGGTGACCCGCCGTGCGCCATGGCGTGGGCTATGCGCATCATTGGGTCCAAGAACATCACGGTGTTTGGTGCTGGCCTCTacagcttcttcaacaactaCTGCACCAACTGCAGCACCAACCATGCGGGCGAAAACTGCCAGGCGAGAATCTTTTCGATTCAGGATGCCAACGGCACAGAAGTGGTCAACTCCACGACGGGTTTGCAGATGTACAACCTAAACACGATTGGGAGCGTGAGCATGCTCACCATCAAAGGGGAGGACGTCGCGTTTTGGAACGAAACCATTGCAACATATGCCAGTACGATGGGGATCTTCAGGAACGATGGCAATGGCACAAATGTGTCGTCGACTTCTTGA
- a CDS encoding hypothetical protein (EggNog:ENOG503PST0) has product MQLSALFTVLLLPLMVVAEGESTTTKTKTLTLTETLTLQRLQAAHTGSHNSTAALQTGATTTFNPAASTTTSGPTLDPTPDNAAGALNAANVAAAAMAGIVVVAFL; this is encoded by the coding sequence ATGCAGCTCTCAGCGCTCTTCActgtcctcctcctgcctctcATGGTCGTTGCCGAGGGCgagtccaccaccaccaagacaaagACTCTGACTCTCACCGAgaccctcaccctccagcGTCTCCAAGCCGCTCACACGGGTTCGCAcaactccaccgccgccctccaAACCggtgccaccaccaccttcaacccTGCCGCCTCGACCACCACATCAGGACCGACACTCGACCCCACACCGGACAATGCTGCCGGTGCTCTCAATGCCGCCAacgttgccgccgccgccatggccGGCATTGTCGTTGTTGCTTTCCTCTAA